The following are encoded in a window of Ignicoccus islandicus DSM 13165 genomic DNA:
- a CDS encoding Lrp/AsnC family transcriptional regulator, with product MTLHKRLQKDLEIGFVKNSILDDKDKAIIEVLVKNAKTTTTDIAHKLKISDVASRRRIKRLEENKVIEFYTAIVNPYKLGYNAVVQLMIEVEPKRIEEVAEKIAELSQTVNVYAVTGKYSIIAEVWIKNHKELLRLIREIGEIEGVKSTLPLVTTKFFKINGLKVSMDMDETPQQP from the coding sequence GTGACTCTCCATAAGCGCCTTCAGAAAGACTTAGAAATAGGGTTCGTCAAGAATTCTATCCTAGACGATAAAGATAAGGCCATAATTGAAGTTCTAGTAAAGAACGCTAAAACCACTACAACCGACATAGCCCACAAATTAAAGATAAGCGACGTAGCCAGCAGGAGGAGAATAAAGAGGCTCGAAGAGAACAAGGTAATAGAGTTCTACACGGCCATAGTCAACCCTTACAAGCTCGGCTACAACGCAGTAGTCCAACTCATGATAGAGGTCGAGCCTAAGAGGATTGAAGAGGTCGCTGAGAAAATAGCTGAGTTATCTCAAACGGTTAACGTGTACGCCGTTACTGGCAAGTACTCGATAATAGCCGAAGTATGGATAAAGAACCACAAGGAATTGCTCCGATTGATAAGGGAAATAGGTGAGATAGAAGGAGTGAAATCGACCTTACCCTTAGTTACAACCAAATTCTTCAAGATAAATGGCTTGAAGGTATCAATGGATATGGATGAAACGCCTCAACAACCTTAA